gatgaaaatcaagacccttcatggctgacaatcaatcagactctgtccctacccccaccccaccatttcccccatccaagccctggcactcagagtggccttgtgcaaatctgagctccctccagcccaggctgcacctgcagctttcagctccttggctccagctcccacctgctttccttggagaaggagctgcccaagaCACAGAcggatgttcatttcttgtcagccaacaaagccaagggaaggcacagctccatcaatgCAAAAGTCATTACTCTGTGGGATATTGAATCCACTTTCCACAGCAGACAGtctcagagcaatggaaaaccttctgaacccagcacagatcccaaggtccccccaaaccctccctgccccaattctgcccagatttgctctttgcacacatGAGTCACACACTGAAGCcaggagctccctccatgcccagagggaggaaaagagagaaaggggatgaagagctctcctgtgcagagccaaggtccacgtgcagcccctgcagtgggaaacacaactcatcaggtttgtgtcctttgggctcagggcctggtgacactcagaggcacagaaaggtttCTTGCCAACAAACACACGTTGAACGCAGTCTCACTTCCACCGCCACTGGAGCTGACCGGCTGGCTAGCCGCTCCTGGAGTGACCGGTGGAGACTATGAATCCCACCACTCCCAGGTTCTCGGCAAGAACCCCTGAGTAGTGACTCCGTCTGCGGTGTGGTGATGCAGGAGAGAGCAGGACTGCAAAGAACTGAGGTAATGGAATGAAGGAGTGGACAAGTGTGTGGATGCCAAGGCGCCTTTTTAGCCCGGGTGGGGCCAGTGATGGTGTCAGGTAAAAACTGTTAGGGAGACACTTAAAAAAGGGGATGGGGGCAACAGAAGAGACATGAGGGGCCAATGAGCAAAACCCAGGGGAGCAGCGAGGGACACAACTGAACCAATAGGAAGGGCCCAGGGGAGAGAAAAGGCTGAAGGGAAAAATCATAGTCTAGGTGAGGGATGATTGACATAGAAGATTCTCGACATGAGAGGTGACGGTTACAATGATTGACAGGCAACAGGTGGGAGAAACAAACCATTAGGAGGGAGAACATGGAGGGAACCGAGGGTCAAATCAAATTATTAACTTATAAAAAAGAACCAACTTTACAATAAACCCATATAAAACACACACAATGCTACAGTCAAACATTTGAACAGTTTAATATTCCTCACAGCTCTTTCCTCAGCTCTCTGTGATGTACCAGCAGCATCTGAAATGTCCCCCATCCCCAAGGGATTTCTGTACATAACAGTTTTAGGCAAAGACATAGGAAAAATTAAGTgatagatataaacacaattaagaTGTTGACTAACATGATATTTATTTGAACTTCAGAAATATGGGGCAACTGTCTGCACCTAAAAGCATGAAACCAGTCATATGACAGGCACTTGAAAGACCAGAGAGCATCTGAAGGAGGAAATCAAAAAACAAGGTGGGCATCGATCCAGCTGCTCTAGTGAAGGGGCATCCTTAGACATGGCCATCTAACCAGGAGAGCTGAAAACACATGAAGGAAGATTGAGAGGAAGTAATACACTGGATATTGGTGACACAAGTCCACAGGAAGATCAGTACTTGTTCTTCTGCCATCATTACACTTCCAGGAAGTTCCTGTTCCTGGTGGGAAAAATTTGTCATGGCTTAAAAGTACTCAAATGACCCAGGTAGCAAAGATCCATTTGTATATTAGGAAACTAACAGGTATTAAAACCTGTGCCACTTTCCAGGCAGACATCAGCTGTGTGCCCAtgaacaggcagtgccacttgtgccctgaggtgcccagctggaaCTGGATCTCTCTGAGAGCacctgagggagagcagagcaccttgCAGGCTGCATGTCCctgacagccccacagggctcctgtcccatcaacatctgctctgctccagtctgaAAGAGGGCCCAGAATGGTGCCAGGATTGccagagagctgaggtgtgtgctggaattcaatgccctccccatcccgcagcagccctgcatttccctcctgcagccttggtctccagcacagccatggaggctctttgggctctggactgttcctgcagcccccaagggcagctgagctctgcctttggaacagtcaggcctggccagcgcaggccatgctcagcaattgcttgtgtgtgcctggccttgctgtcagccccggcagcggctgcatggcccctttgtggccctgtgctggcccagccatggtggcccagcccctgtgcaggcccagcccaggccaggagcattgcgGCTTGGAATGGCCCCTGTGccgtggtgcccacagcagccttggggctctgtgccccatggcctccctgctgggcagcctctgccagctcctgcagagcccctggcacctgtggggctgcacagacagccctgccctgggctctgccggcctctgggccagcagaCAGGCAGCCAGGGCCGGCCATGGCTgggaacaggccctgagccctgcaggaggatggagctgggccacagccaaactcagcctaggccaaagctgggctcagcagccagggctgccaatgcatgggcacagaggctggtattgacaaatgtcctgggccccctccctgctctgtccatgccaccaagggcacagagcagcctcctctctgggccacttgcctgtttgcaatgccttgcacaggcgctggccctgccccacaaggcctggcctgagtcctgcccctgcacgctcagccaggctgagatggacactgatggtttctgggccaggctccctgagcccagcccagctccctgcaagctctgccagctgccctgaacTCTGGGCAGCActaagggcctctccccagcacagcctagcccagccggctctgaccccacagctctgctcaggccaggctgctctgggcactgccccacggcctcagcccctggcaagggcacagcagcagctgcagctgccacaggactcagccccagccatgggggaaggtgcttggccaaggccaaaggaggctccctggctgccctgctccccttgggctgaggtgctgagagctctgcagcccctgctgccatcccatctgcccagggcagcacaagagccgtggccttggggccctcaagagctgctcctgctccaggcccagggtccatgccaaagctggggcagccaaaaagctgtgcccatttctgttcattgctgctctgatggcgATGGATTctcagccacttggaggttgatgatgaattttatttctccagAGGCCTCTTTTTTCTTGAGGTCTTCCGTTCAGAAATTCAATGtaaaaggttaaaaaatatttgttccaAACACACCTGAACAAGAAAAACCCTTTGGGAATAATCTAAGTTTTCAAGTGTTCTTTGGGTAATtagacagatttcaaaagtcTATTTAATGTGAATATACTGTATTTAAAACAATGCAGAGagaattgttttttcctcttttcttattttgttcATAGATTGCTATCAGCAATGTCCCAATGATATTGACCCCCAGCACCTCTTCATGCAGTCTGAACAGATATGAAAATccagacccttcatggctgacaatcaatcacacTTTGTCTCTATCtcctccccaccatttccctcatccaaccCATGGcattcagagcagctgaggaatggaGTCACATCCAGGGGTGTCCCAAGGGCTCAGAATGGGGCCAGGTCAGTGAAATGTCTTTATTGCTGATCTGGATGAGGCCATCGAGAGTACCCTCAGTCAGTTCCCAGGTGAGCCCAAGCTGGGTGGGattgtggctgtgctggagggcaggaagctcTGCAGATAGATCTGGACAGGATGGAGCCATAGGCCCAGGACAATTGGATGAGGTTCACCAAGGCCAATGGCCAGGTCCTACCCTGGGCTTacaaccaccccaaatccctggccctaccctgcccctgatccccacagcctgtcctgttttCTTCATACCTGCATTGCCAGGGACTTTGTGGGAtaagggagctctgctctggctatgGAGGGAGGTCAAAGTGATACCACTGGAGTGGGAAACACAACTCACCATGTTTGTGTCTTTTGGGGGGTGTGGAATTGGTGTCACTCAGAGGCAAAGAAAATTTCTCTTCATGGCAAACAGGCCCCAGTTGAACAGGACACCATTTCATAACAATCACAATCCTCCCTCAGATATGTGCAACgtcccagcagcatctgatgAGTCCACCATTCACAggtgatttccatactaaaattaatttcaaacaaAAGAACAATTAAGTTCGTGTATCAGGATGCTCATCCTGGAGTGGGTGCAAAACAGctcaaacaattcctgattttccaagctgtcagtggtggatggagaagagaggtcaggctgctcttggtgttgaggaaatgctgaaagcagcctgactcatttcataTCCTCATGCCCTGGCTGACatctcctctttccccttccacccattggcttttgtctcccacCAGCCCCCCAAGTGAAGAGCCTgtctctgtgttctccatctcctcctcgctggcactgccaggctgggatggggagcccctcagccttccctgctccgggctggacaagcccagctccttcagcctctgctcacgGCCCAATGGCTCCAGTaccaccttggaggcccttcccagaccctgctccagctgccagacatctttcctgtCCTGGGGAACCAAATCTaggccacagtgacctggataatccccATCCTTGATGTCGTGGTCACATagccctggccccttgtccccGTGTCAGGatctggggtggatcctgtggaacatcctttggtggaggctgtggctccaggtgggctggggggATCCCGGGagacagggaccctgctgggcatgaacagcattggacttgttgggagaaactgtgagggggagctggggcagagtgaccaacccagtgacctgacacagccctgctgggatgtcacacagcccctctgggatgtcacagcctgctctgtgatgtcacagcccagtctctaatgtcacacagctggtctCTGATGTTACACCCAAATCTGTGATGTCATAGTCTGCTGTGTGACCTCCGACATCTGCCCTGTGATATTACAGctggctctgtgatgtcacagaggcAGTCTAATATGTCATAGCTCTCAATGACCCCAcataacccactctgtgatgtcatagcccactctgtgacctcatgTTATGAGATGATCAATTGCCTCCACCAggtgagctgacacctggagcttgttctccaCAACCCCAGGCCTATGGAAGccacacaatgcccattgtgtgagaaggggaactggaagttcagcagcctcagtgtcctgccagctcagccaagCCCACTGGAACATTGGGGTCCACGAACACCAGGGACCAacagagagacccccagggtCTGGAAGGACGCATGGGTAAAGGGGAGAGGAAATGtgttaatgattttggggaaatgataTACATATGTATGTTTAGTCCAGGACAATCAATGAATATGTGcgcaaaatacagaatataaacagaaactttcctgtGGTCAGCATGCAGggctttgggaggagctctCCCCTGTGCATCTGGCCAAATAAAGAATGCTGCTACTTAATGCTACATTGGGGTTAAGGAGTTTTCTGTTTCACCGAATTTTTGGTAGCACTCCCAatgccaaggaaagctctgtctgctgctgttcaaaaacagagaagggctggtggcagatgtggAGCTCAGAGGTTGCCTGGGGCACAGTGAAcatgaaataatcaagttttcaatgttctgggaaagaaggaggggcagcaacaaaacttctacactggaattaggaagggcagactttggcctgtttaggatGCAGATTTGGGGAGTACTGAATCaggcactgattttttttaaggaaaatatcccttaaaaacaaaggggtccaggaaggatggacacatTTCAAGGAAGTAATTTTAAGGGGGAaggagcaacctgttccagtgtggCAAAAGATGAGCTAGTGCGGAAAATTACTGGCCTGGCTGGCCGTGGAGATTTTGTGGGAACTCAAGGGTAACAAGAGGTGCATCAACTTTGGACAGAAGGTCAAGCAGCTTAGGAAATGCTTAAGTATGTTGCGAAGTTGTgcagaaaaaaagtcaagagGTGAAAGCTCAATTAGAGTTTAACCTGACCACTTccgtgaaaaaaaaatagacaatcTTTCCACAATTAAATTAATAGCAAAACATGGGATAAGGAGAACCTCTACTCTATATTGGATGCAGTGGGGAATATAGTAACTAAAGataaggagaaggcagagctaCTTAACATCTTGTTTCTCTCAATTTTCGATATTAGGGCAGGCTGTCCTCAGGACAAGTGTTCTGCTGAGCTGgtagatgggcacagggaccagAACAGCCCctgtaatccaggaggaagcagttggtgacctgctgagccattcagatgctcacaggtgtgtgggatcagatgggatccatcccagggggatgagggagctgtggatgagctccccaagctgctctccatcatttaccatcagtgcTGTCTCAGCACTGAGGGCCCAgagcactggaggtgccagtgtgagcccatccccaagaagggctggaaggaggagctggggaacttcaggcctgtcagcctgacctgggtgcccagcaaggttatggaacagatcaccctgagtgccctcacagggcacccacaggatggctgaaggatcagagccagccagcgtgAATTTCAATGCCTGCATGGAATggtctggatgaggggattgagtcCAGCATCAGCAaatctgcagatgacaccaaagTGGGTGTGACTTTGGATCTGATGGAGAATGGAGGCACGAGGGCTGTGcagagggccctggacaggctggatccaggtgtGGTTTAACAAGGATGTGTgatccaacaaggtgaggtttaacaagtccaagtgctgggtcctgcactttggccacaacaacccctgcagcactacaggctggggacagagtggctggagagcagccaggcagaaagggacctgcagggactgatggacagtAGGCTGGgcatgagccagcagagtgcccaggtgggcaagaaggccaatggctcctggcctggatcaggaatggtgtggccagcaggagcagggcagggattcttcccctgtgctgggcactggttgGGCAGCACCTCAAGGGCtgcgtccagttctgggcctACTGGAGTGGGgaacaggaagaaatttgtagcacgaagagtaaagaaagcaaagatgaAGCCAAGGAAAttctcagggcagtttgggagTGGCTGCCAGGcatccctggctctgagcaacagcgtctgcagtgggacaggaaactcccagctgatgggaacaaactttctggctgactgcagaggccaggacaaagctgagtggtttccctggtgtcccccaggccttgctggccccaggggctgatggcatttgtgctccctcaggttcatgtccccacaccaacagcgTGGGggtgctgcccctgctgtgtgcaatgcaaacaggggctgctgagccagtgctgccgtgtctgtgcctgcaaggatggagcacctgtgtgagctgggggagaggccagggctgcagagggggatgttgttggcagctccatgaggatgctctggaacgctgccctgggctgtgcagcacactggggatggatcagcccctgctctgctgctccttcccgtctgccccagggcccttgcagagccccagccatgctgtttgcccccagcctgcccacggccagcctggggctgctcacgggggttttctgtgctgagcattggcctgggtgtgttcttgagagagcctgggcaaggagcctggagcccccagggcctgggctgaggcgtcagcgctgccccagcagtgcccatggcctgtccctgctgcagccccggcactgccacccccagggctgtgcccggccccaaGAGCACTCAGGcgctgcagcaacaccagggccaccagggcagcggggcagggccacggcagcagcactggcaacaccaagtgctgctgctgctgctgggcacagctgctgtgccagcactgatctgcccccagctctgcacacagacattgctgctgcagctccagagaaggcaacaatAGGGGATCTCTGCACTAAACTCggctgggagatcctttagttcCTTTAAAGCCATAAGGAAACCAGCCTCTCATTGACACAGTCTTTGGCCACATGgaaggtggagagaaacaaaatgagaaatggcacaaagAACAACATGTCCTTGTGGACCAtatgaaaaaagtaaaagaaaagaaaaaactcacaaccaaacaaacaaaaagtatCAAAGGTGACATTCATTACAAATGATTGGCAGAAACTGGCAAGCAGtttaatatttctgaaagcatccagtcatcagtctccacactgcagccttgagctcccagttcctcaggctgtagatgaggggattcagggctggaggcaccactgagtacagaactgacagggccagatccagggatggggaggagatggagagagGCTTCAGGTAAGTTAATGTAccagtgctgaggaacagggagaccacggccaggtgagggaggcaggtggaaaaggctttgtgccgtccctgctcagatgggatcctcagcacagccctgaagatctgcacataggagaaaacaatgaacacaaaacagccaaacaCCAAACCACCGCTAACAGCAAGAAGACCAAATTCCCTGAGGtaggatttggagcaggagagcttgaggatatgcgggatttcacagaagaactggcccagggcattgccatggcacaggggcagggaaaatgtattggctgtgtgcagcagtgaatagagaaaggcactggcccaggcagatgctgccatgtgggcacaagctctgctgcccaggagggtcacgtagtgcaggggtttgcagatggacacgtagcggtcgtagcacatgatggtcagaagggaaagctctgctgagatgaagacgagacagaaaaacagctgtacagcacatcctgagtaggagatggttctggtgtcccagagggaattgtgcatggctttggggacagtggtgcagatggagcccaggtcagtgagggccaggttgagcaggaagaagaacatgggcgtgtgcaggtggtggccgcaggctacagtgctgatgatgaggccgttgcccaggagggcagccagggagatgcccagcaagaggcagaagtgaaggagctgcagctgccgtgtgtctgccaatgccagcaggaggaagtgcctgatggagctgctgttggataTTTGCTGTGCCTTGGCATGGGGATCTGTAGAAAAGTATTCATGGAATAGTTGGGTTTAGGAGAGGACTTGaaatatcccagcacagcctgggggcacttttcccccactgcctgcccagggctctgctgcctggagctgtccctgccagcagctgcttctctgtgcccagggatgggccctgccagagctgccagagcccagcccagctctgggggctcagctctgccctgcagacccctcccagttcaggcactgcccaggggcagctctggctctgcaggctcagaTGGCAACATCACAGGAACCCTGAAGAGACTGGGAAAGCAACACTAATGCTGCCTCTAAGGGGCCCTGCAAGgatttctgtcactgcctggtTTATTAACATCTGAGagaattttagggttttttggggggtttttttctcaacCTGAACTGAGAGATGAATATCTATGTGCACTTTCCTATCTAGGCAACCCAGAACAGTATATTCAAAAAGCAGGAAATTCCCTTTcatgcagcccctgccttgctgtgctccctATATAATCTATTTGTTCTGGCATTAAATGCCATCCTGGAAGCAGTCCTGAAAAATGCAGCATCCTCACCACACAAGGAGAACACTTCCAAGCCTGACCAGCTGTCTTCTCCCACCCAGACCTTgttccccagtgctgggagcagctgccagggctggctgagagctgtccctggcaggcagcagagtccctgccccagcacagcgccctgggctgcaggaccctgctctgcaggacagccctgggcacccctggctgctctgcacaagagacaatcagagaatgtactcacagggtctgtaggcattgggatgttccaaatttaggagatggctccaggagctgcagctgcattgtcctgcagccagaggttcctgagccaagggctggcagtgattgtgccccaggcacttcttagcaccttcccagccctgactgattgaagctctctgtgcctctgtgctgtgcccaggtggctgcaggcagtgccccagccctgctgggctggcagaagagctgctcatcaagagaaatgtgcttttgaagctcttcttggttaccaggagctgcctctgtgccaggagcccagcccagttcagcagcacagacacagcacaaggacattaatgagcctctggggctttgtgctcaggcctgaacatcagtccctgagagggagctaagaaacctctccagaactccaagtcagaatccagCTCTAAactttcttggacttttaatgggtcccagagagggacacaactgagaaagtgtccccaggccccaggcagagcagagaactggaggcagtgatgacaggtggggagaagccaagtcttggtgccctggggcacagcagcagggtctgtgccaccaagggctgtaaggagacaccttgtcctgaggccctggggcctcctggcacagcctcagccaggctgggcactgtcagccccttgtcctgccctcagcatcccccccagcccaaatcccagtggcctcaaggatctgctggaaggagtccctggggagccttgctcaggaatggccctgggggctcctgaatgctcacagagtttttcaaaggactttgggtttggtttttgccttggagtctctgagaggcttgtgcaatcatggcctccaattatctgctgtaattagtccctggagaggctttgtcagtaactACACTTTgtgggctcattaatgcttcagGGTACTTCAATTATTTTAGGGTACTTTGTGTTTCCCTTTAGATAGagactctgtgagaggtttgtgcaatcatggccccaattatctgctttaaccagtccctggagagctttgtactgacactcagtggaGCTCATTAATACTTTAggatactcaaggtttttaaagtaatttggatttttctttccacacTGTATCTCTGAGaagtttttgtgccatcctggcctccaaaTCTCTCCTCCAAgaagtccatgaggagcctgtgtaGCAGATGGACCTCAGTTGGACACATCAATGATTTGAGacactttgggttttttttctgagtttgactcctggaaaggtttgtgcaatctcctctcagGCCCTAAGATTCCAGGGCTCAGTTCCAAATGCACCACGGGGCTCATTAGGACCAAAcaagtcctgacaaaccatggctctgccttgatttacCTCTGCTCTAATTCAGttaatcagaaatatttctgcagtgGTTTTGGTTCACCAATTTGAGATTTCTTGGAGCATGCAGCATTTATTGTTGTGGGTCCAGTGTGGGCTAATTACCAGTGCACTCACTAGAATATACTTACTCATTTCCTCCTGTGTGATAAGATTAGGAGAACagcaaagcaggctcaaaaCTTTAAGAGGGTATAAGGAAAAGTTCATTAATAGCAACTAAAAGAAAGAGTAATAAGAACAAAACTTTCAGAACACTTCTCCTCTCCCtacaaccttttctttcttactgaCAGTATAA
This is a stretch of genomic DNA from Ammospiza caudacuta isolate bAmmCau1 unplaced genomic scaffold, bAmmCau1.pri scaffold_39, whole genome shotgun sequence. It encodes these proteins:
- the LOC131571816 gene encoding olfactory receptor 14J1-like — its product is LHYVTLLGSRACAHMAASAWASAFLYSLLHTANTFSLPLCHGNALGQFFCEIPHILKLSCSKSYLREFGLLAVSGGLVFGCFVFIVFSYVQIFRAVLRIPSEQGRHKAFSTCLPHLAVVSLFLSTGTLTYLKPLSISSPSLDLALSVLYSVVPPVPPVRSSTVTEPRGRPPVPAAARGRSGGSNVPTVSPECPYLHNNMVATTPTSLQMPPPQVP